A region of the Prosthecodimorpha staleyi genome:
GTCCCCGTCGGCGTCGGCCAGCCGACCCTGAGGATGGACGCGATCACGGTCGGCGGCACACAGGCCTGAAGGGCCGGCGGCAGGCCACCCGAGGCGACCGGCGGCCCCGCGGCGGCCTGCACGTCTGGCGGGCGTCGGCTTTCAAAGCGTTTGGACCGCCTTGGCGAGGTGGTTCGATGTCCCTCAGACTCCGCGTGGTTTCAGCCTCTGCGGAGTCCTTTCCATGCTTAGACGTTTCATCGCTTTCATGGCCGTCTGGCTTGTTGCACAGCTCGACAGCCCCGCTCTTGCGGCCGGCCGGGTCGCACTCCTGATCGGCAACGGAGCCTATCAGCAAGGCGCGCTTACCAATCCGACGCGCGACGTGGCGGCCTTGAAGGCGGCGTTCGACAAGGCCGGCTTCGATGTGGTCGAGGCCCGCGTCGACCTGGACCGCAAGGGCATGCTGCAGGCCCTCGACGCGTTCGAAGCCCGCGCGCGCAATGCCGACGTGGCGCTCGTCTACTATTCCGGTCATGGCATCGAGATCGGCGGCACCAACTATCTCGTCCCGGTGGATGCGCAGCTCCAGTCGGACCGCGACGTGAAGTACGAGGCCCTCGCGCTCGACGACATCCTGACGGCGACGGAGGGCGCGACCAAACTGAAGCTCATCATTCTGGATGCCTGTCGGGACAATCCCTTTGCGGGCGCCATGCGCCGGATCCAGACGCGCAGCACGGTCGCGCGCGGCCTGGCCCGCACCGAGGCGGCGACCCCGAACACCATCATTGCCTATGCGACCGCTCCGGGTCGCGTCGCCCTGGACGGAACCGGCAGCAACAGCCCCTTTGCCACCGCCCTGGTCCGGCATCTGCTGACGCCCGGCCTCGACGTGCGCCTGGCCCTGGGTCTCGTCAGGGACGACGTCATCGAGGCAACACGAACCTCGCCAGAGCCCCAGACACCCTATGTATCGGGAACGGTGGGCGGCGCGGCGGTGTCCGTCGCCCCCGCGGCGGGGGAGACCGCCAAACCGGACGCCGAGGTAACGGGCAATCGGCCGAAACCCGACCCCGAACGCATGGCCCGGGAGGATTTCGACCGGGCCCGCTCGATCAAGAGTCTGCCGGCCTGGGACGCCTTCCTTCGTCACTATCCGACGGGACTTCTGGCCGACCTGGCCCGTGCGGAGCGGGAGAAGCTCGCCGCGGTCGACCGGGCTCCCAAGCCGGTGCGCCCGGCCGCCGCCCCGAAGCCGTCCGCGCCGGCCCGCGTGGTTGCATTGCGCGAGCCGCGGACCGTGACGCGATCCGTCGAGGCGACGAGCCGTTCGGATCGGCCGGACCCGACGATGTACTCCCGTTCCGTGTGGGGCAAACACACGCTTCAAGGCCAACCGGCGACGACCAAGACAGCTCATGGCACGCTCTATTGCCTGCCTGGTCGCGGCCAGGGTCGGCAATGCCGCTGGCTCGACTGACGCTGTGGCCCGACTGACGATGTGGCCCGCCCACCGCGCAGACATGCCGGTGCGCCAATCCACCCGCAGGCCCTTGTCGTTGGCCGCCGGCACCGCGACAATCCTGACTTGCCGCAATCGCTCGGGAGAGCCGCGATGTCCCGCCGCCTGACAGCCATCGCCGCCCTGTTGTTCTGCCTGTCGTCGGGCTTGGCGGAAGCAGCCGGCAGGGTCGCGCTCCTGATCGGCAATGGCGCCTATCCGGTCGGCGCTCTCGCCAATACCGGCCGCGATGTCGCCGCCATGCGGGCAGCTTTCGAGAAGGCCGGCTTCGACAGCGTCCAGGTCGAGACCGACCTCGACCGGCACGGCCTGCTGCGCGCCCTGGATGCGTTCGAGGCCCGCGCCCGGGGCGCCGAGATCGCGGTCGTGTTCTATTCGGGCCATGGCGTCGAACTCGGCGGGTCCAACTATCTGGTGCCGACCGACGCGCGGCTGGCGACCGACCGCGACGTGAAATACGAAGCCGTCGCGCTCGACGACGTGCTCGCCGCCACCGAGGGAGCCTCGCGCCTGAAACTGGTCATCCTGGACGCCTGCCGGGACAATCCCTTCGTCGCCACCATGCAGCGCGCCGGCACGCGCGGCCGGCTCGGCCGGGGGCTCGCCCGCGCCGAGGCGCCGCTCTCCAACATGCTGATCGCCTACGCGACCGCGCCCGGCCAGGTCGCCGCAGATGGAACCGGCGCCAACAGCCCGTTCACCGAAGCGCTCGTCCGGCACATCGTCACCCCCGGGCTGGACGTGCGGATCGCGCTCGGCCTCGTTCGCGACGACGTGGTCGCCGCGACCCGGCAGACCGGAGAGCCGCAGATCCCCTACCAGACCGGGTCGGTCGGCGGCGCCCTCGTCGCGCTCGCCCCCGCCACCGAGACGGCGCCGCCGCCGACGACGGCAGACCGCCCGCCGGTCACCGAAGATCGCCCGCCGGTGACCGACCCCGAATCGGCCATGCGCGCCGATTTCGACCGGACCCGCGCGGTCGGCACCGCCGCCGCCTGGGATATCTTTCTAAAACGCCATCCGTCCGGCTTCTACGCCGATCTCGCCCGCGCCGAGCGGGCCAAGCTCGCCAGGCCCGACGCGGCCGGGTCGCCGAAGCCCCAGACCGCGAACGACCGCCCCAAACCGGCGGCAAAGCCGGTCGCCGCAACGCGGCCGGCCGCACCGAAGACGTCGACCAGGGGGACCGGCAGCCCCGAGGCCGGCAGCCGGCCCGATCCGCTCAGCTATTCGAAAGTGCTCTGGCCGCCCTTCAGCCAGGTGCCGGGTCAGACGCTTTCGGCCCAGACCCGCTACGGCCGGCTGACCTGCATTCCCAACCCCGGCGGCATGGGCCCGCGCCGCCACTGCCGCTGGTTCGACTGAGGCCAAGGGCCGCGTAGGCGGGCCGCGACCGCGGATCGGCGTTTCGCAAGCGGGGCCGGCGCCCTATAGTCCGGGTTTCCCCTGAGACCGGAGACCGCATGGCCGCCGAAGCCTCCGCAACTGCCCTCGTCACATCGCCGCTCGTCCTGCTCGCCGCCGCCGTGGTGGCGGTGCCCATCTTCAAGCGCCTCGGCCTCGGCTCGGTGGTCGGCTATCTGGCCGCCGGCGTCGCGATCGGGCCGCAGGTGCTGGCCCTGTTCGGCGATCCGGGCGCGATCCTGCATGTCGCCGAACTCGGCGTGGTGATGTTCCTGTTCCTGATCGGGCTGGAACTGGAGCCGCAACGATTGTGGTCCATGCGGCGCAACATCTTCGGGCTCGGCAGCGTGCAGATTCTCGCCGCCGGCCTCGGCGTCGGAGCGGCGCTCTATTACGGGCTCGGCACGCCCTGGCGGGAGGCGGTGGTGGTCGGTGCGGGCCTCGCCCTGTCGTCGACCGCCATCGTCATGCAGATGCTGGAGGAACGCGGCGAGACGCGCACGCCGGCCGGCGAGAAGGCCTTCGCGATCCTCCTGATGCAGGATCTGGCCATCGTACCGCTGCTCGCCCTCGTCACGCTGGTCGCGCCGCAGACCGGTGCCACCGGCGACGGCTTCCTGCTGGCCACCGGCAAGATGGTCGGGGCGGTCGTCGTCGTCGTGGTCGCCGGGCGCTATCTGCTCAATCCGATGTTCCGCTTCCTGGCGGCGGCCGAGGCGCGCGAGATCATGACCGCCGCGGCGCT
Encoded here:
- a CDS encoding caspase family protein; its protein translation is MLRRFIAFMAVWLVAQLDSPALAAGRVALLIGNGAYQQGALTNPTRDVAALKAAFDKAGFDVVEARVDLDRKGMLQALDAFEARARNADVALVYYSGHGIEIGGTNYLVPVDAQLQSDRDVKYEALALDDILTATEGATKLKLIILDACRDNPFAGAMRRIQTRSTVARGLARTEAATPNTIIAYATAPGRVALDGTGSNSPFATALVRHLLTPGLDVRLALGLVRDDVIEATRTSPEPQTPYVSGTVGGAAVSVAPAAGETAKPDAEVTGNRPKPDPERMAREDFDRARSIKSLPAWDAFLRHYPTGLLADLARAEREKLAAVDRAPKPVRPAAAPKPSAPARVVALREPRTVTRSVEATSRSDRPDPTMYSRSVWGKHTLQGQPATTKTAHGTLYCLPGRGQGRQCRWLD
- a CDS encoding caspase family protein; amino-acid sequence: MSRRLTAIAALLFCLSSGLAEAAGRVALLIGNGAYPVGALANTGRDVAAMRAAFEKAGFDSVQVETDLDRHGLLRALDAFEARARGAEIAVVFYSGHGVELGGSNYLVPTDARLATDRDVKYEAVALDDVLAATEGASRLKLVILDACRDNPFVATMQRAGTRGRLGRGLARAEAPLSNMLIAYATAPGQVAADGTGANSPFTEALVRHIVTPGLDVRIALGLVRDDVVAATRQTGEPQIPYQTGSVGGALVALAPATETAPPPTTADRPPVTEDRPPVTDPESAMRADFDRTRAVGTAAAWDIFLKRHPSGFYADLARAERAKLARPDAAGSPKPQTANDRPKPAAKPVAATRPAAPKTSTRGTGSPEAGSRPDPLSYSKVLWPPFSQVPGQTLSAQTRYGRLTCIPNPGGMGPRRHCRWFD